The sequence below is a genomic window from Nitrospirota bacterium.
GAAGCTTTTTCGCATCTTTTTCTGCAGATTCAGTGGTGGGAGATTTCACAGTCTTAATATCAAGGGATTCTGCATAACAGATTGCATCATGCTCAATCTTTTCAACATTTATAGATATACTATCCGGCTTAATGTGAGATGATAATGCCCGGCAGACTAATTCGTTAAATACATTTGCAAGATTGGCCTCATCCAATATCCGTTCTGAGCCGGTTACATGAATATTATTTGAGGATGCCCGCATCCGGACACTATATAACTGATGTGAGTGTCTCAATCTTAAGACCTAAATCACTGAGCATTTGAAGGTCTTTGCCCGGTTCCCTTCCGCCATTTGTAAGGTAATTACCGATCATCATCCCATTTGCGCCGCATGAAAATATAAATGGATGGAGTTCACGCAGGGCAGTAGTCCTTCCTCCGCATATCCTGATTTCCTTATCAGGCATTACGAATCTGAAGAGTGCGATTATTCTGAGTGCGTCCCAAGGAGTGATGTTCTTGCCATTCGAAAATGACCCCCCCATGCCCCCCCTTGAAAAAAGAGGGGGATTTTTATCATCCTTTGGGAGCACCCCGCTCATGGATTTTTCATTAGATATAGGATTTCCTTGAATTGGCATAAGGAAATTTATCGGCACTGAGTCAACATCCAGTTCCCTGATTGCAAGGGCAAGGTCAACCCTGTGTTCAATCGTCTCCCCGATGCCAAATATCCCTCCGCTGCATATTGAAAGCCCGAGGTTCTTTGCAAGCCGGACCTGTTCTATCCTGTCCTTATAAGTATGGGTTGTGCATACCTCCGGGAAGAATGCCTCTGCTGTCTCAAGGTTATGATGAAATCTTGCTAATCCGGCTGATTTCAGTGCAGTCATCTCATCCTTAGTCATACTGCCGAGGGTAGCACAGACATTGATGCCGACTTCATTAGTTATCCGTGATATAAATTCACATATCTTATCAAGTTCTTTTTTACTGCCTATACCGTTTCCGCTTGTTGCCAGACAGAATTTTGTTGCACCATTTGCCTTAGCCGTCCGTGCCCCTTCTATAACCGTGTCAATTGGAAGGAGGGGATATGAAGTTATATCAGCAGAGGAATATACAGACTGTGAACAAAAGGAACAGTCTTCTGGACATCCTCCTGATCGGGCATTGATTACAGAGCAGATGTTTACCGTATTTCCGTTAAAAGTTTGACGGACTCGGTCAGTCCATGACATGAGGTGCGGCAGATATTTATATTCAAGGTTGAGGATGCTTAAAGCCTCATCACGTGTGATCCCCTTATTTAATAAGACATTCTCTCCAATATGGGCGATAATGTTTGTCATAAAGTCCGTATGAAAAAATCAATAAATGTTGGGCATTAAACTTGCAACTTATCAGGGAAAGATGTTATTACAATTGAATTTGATTGTCAACATGGTTACATACTTAGTGGTTGACAATGAGGTCAAAAATCTACAGAAAGGTAAGGGTCTGTCATAAAATAACTTGTGCATTTAGGCGCTAAGATTTCGGTCAGGTTTGAGTGCGACCGATTGAGCAAACCCGAAAGCGTAGTTGAGTCTACGATGAGGGGTTGCGATTGAGGAGCACACAAAGATGGCCGGAAGATGAGATGCATAAATGTATAGGTTATTTTATGACAGACCCTTAGCTTGACTTTGAGATTTAAACTACGATAATATTAAAATAAATCCAGTAGTTATAATAACTTTAAACTGGGGAGGTTCAAATGTTTGAACGGTTTACGGATAGGGGAAGAAAGATAATTATTTTGGCAAGGGAAGAGGCTGAAAGGCATCAGAACGACTATCTCGGCACAGAACACGTTCTCCTTGCAATCCTGAGAGATGGTGAAGGGGCTCCTCTTATAGTCCTGAAAAAGATGGGACTTTCCCCTGAGCAG
It includes:
- the bioB gene encoding biotin synthase BioB, which gives rise to MTNIIAHIGENVLLNKGITRDEALSILNLEYKYLPHLMSWTDRVRQTFNGNTVNICSVINARSGGCPEDCSFCSQSVYSSADITSYPLLPIDTVIEGARTAKANGATKFCLATSGNGIGSKKELDKICEFISRITNEVGINVCATLGSMTKDEMTALKSAGLARFHHNLETAEAFFPEVCTTHTYKDRIEQVRLAKNLGLSICSGGIFGIGETIEHRVDLALAIRELDVDSVPINFLMPIQGNPISNEKSMSGVLPKDDKNPPLFSRGGMGGSFSNGKNITPWDALRIIALFRFVMPDKEIRICGGRTTALRELHPFIFSCGANGMMIGNYLTNGGREPGKDLQMLSDLGLKIETLTSVI